The Janthinobacterium lividum genome has a window encoding:
- a CDS encoding ABC transporter ATP-binding protein, which yields MIKFQDLAKQYGTFEAVKPLTLQVGKGEVFGFLGPNGAGKTTTIRMLMGILVSSAGRVLVDGLDCHRDGAAVKRKVGYLPDNPVFYDYLRGREILQFVAEMHGFSHTEAAARAARLLTEFGLDEASEDFAVNYSLGMKKKLGLACALIHDPAVLILDEPINGLDPRASRDVQERLLRRAAAGTTIFVSTHLLDMAQKLCSRVAIIHRGALVATGSLDDIRQQLSSDGSLEDLFLQLTDETSTA from the coding sequence ATGATCAAATTCCAGGACCTGGCCAAACAGTACGGCACGTTCGAGGCCGTCAAGCCGCTGACCTTGCAGGTAGGAAAAGGAGAGGTCTTCGGCTTCCTGGGCCCGAACGGGGCCGGCAAGACCACCACCATCCGCATGCTGATGGGCATTCTTGTGTCCAGCGCCGGCCGCGTGCTGGTCGATGGCCTCGATTGCCACCGCGACGGTGCCGCCGTCAAGCGCAAGGTGGGCTACCTGCCCGACAATCCCGTCTTTTACGATTATTTGCGCGGCCGTGAAATCCTGCAGTTCGTGGCTGAAATGCATGGTTTTTCGCACACGGAAGCGGCCGCCCGCGCGGCGCGCCTGCTGACGGAATTTGGCCTCGACGAAGCGAGCGAGGATTTTGCCGTCAATTACTCGCTGGGCATGAAGAAAAAACTGGGCCTGGCCTGCGCGCTGATCCACGATCCGGCCGTGCTGATCCTCGACGAACCGATCAACGGCCTCGACCCGCGTGCTTCGCGCGACGTGCAGGAACGCTTGCTGCGCCGCGCCGCCGCCGGCACCACGATCTTCGTTTCCACGCATCTATTGGATATGGCGCAAAAGCTGTGCAGCCGGGTGGCCATCATCCACCGTGGCGCCCTGGTCGCCACGGGCAGCCTGGACGATATCCGCCAGCAGTTGTCCAGCGATGGCAGCCTGGAAGACCTCTTCTTGCAACTCACCGATGAAACGTCCACGGCATGA
- a CDS encoding type II CAAX endopeptidase family protein — MLFFSLQTLALILLKSTSATPLAQLAIALGASGALTYALLRLVYWRARTTGVPRIGQGRQPWRRGGAGACVAVLFGIGYAALLPPPAAPLQGVLSWNGLWLLAVSVLAAPLCEEFIFRGLLQDGLRRSLPAWQAIGIAAALFAIVQPPAAMLPVFVLGLCTGIAYERSGALLAPMLTHALYNAAMLGYQMNR, encoded by the coding sequence ATGCTGTTTTTTAGTCTGCAAACACTGGCCTTGATCCTGCTCAAAAGTACAAGTGCAACGCCGCTGGCGCAGCTGGCCATCGCCTTAGGCGCGTCCGGCGCGCTCACGTATGCGCTGCTGCGCCTGGTCTATTGGCGCGCCAGGACGACCGGTGTGCCGCGCATCGGACAGGGCCGCCAGCCGTGGCGCCGGGGAGGCGCGGGCGCCTGTGTCGCGGTCCTGTTCGGCATCGGCTACGCGGCCCTGTTGCCGCCGCCTGCCGCGCCCCTGCAGGGTGTTCTATCCTGGAACGGGCTGTGGCTGCTGGCCGTGAGCGTGCTGGCCGCGCCCCTGTGCGAGGAATTCATCTTCCGCGGCTTGCTGCAGGACGGCTTGCGCCGTTCTCTGCCGGCCTGGCAGGCGATCGGCATCGCCGCCGCGCTGTTTGCCATCGTGCAACCGCCCGCCGCCATGCTACCCGTCTTCGTACTGGGCCTGTGCACGGGCATCGCGTACGAGCGCAGCGGCGCGCTGCTGGCGCCCATGCTCACGCACGCGCTCTACAACGCTGCCATGCTCGGCTATCAGATGAATAGGTGA